The following are encoded together in the Primulina eburnea isolate SZY01 unplaced genomic scaffold, ASM2296580v1 ctg507_ERROPOS390280, whole genome shotgun sequence genome:
- the LOC140821303 gene encoding uncharacterized protein isoform X1, with product MKKRKNGKSSHLGVLIRTMLKRNTRLKKEYLYRKNLEVKERLLYEKKRKIREALAEGKPIPTELRNEEAVLRQEIDLEDEHTAVPRSTIDDEYVNATNRDPKILLTTSRDPSAPLTQFVKELKFVFPNAQRMNRGGQVLSEIIETCRAHDFTDVILVHEHRGVPDGMIISHLPFGPTASFGLLNVVTRHDIKDRKAIGTMPEVYPHLILDNFSTKLGQRTANILKYLFPVPKPDTKRIVTFANQSDYISFRHHVYEKRGGPKSIELKEIGPRFEMRLYQVKLGTMEQDEAQIEWVIRPFMNTTKKRKFLGD from the exons atgaaaaaaagaaagaatGGAAAATCCTC GCATCTTGGGGTTTTAATAAGGACAATGTTGAAAAGGAACACGAGGCTGAAGAAAGAGTATCTTTATAGGAAAAATTTGGAGGTCAAAGAGCGGTTGCTCTacgagaaaaagagaaaaatccGGGAAGCCTTAGCAG AGGGAAAGCCAATTCCCACTGAGCTCAGAAATGAAGAGGCGGTCCTTCGCCAAGAAATTGATCTTGAAGATGAGCATACTGCTG TTCCCCGTTCAACCATTGATGACGAATATGTTAACGCAACCAACAGAGATCCCAAAATTTTGCTCACAACATCACGGGATCCTAGTGCTCCACTTACACAGTTTGTGAAG GAACTGAAGTTTGTTTTTCCAAATGCACAACGAATGAATCGAGGTGGTCAG GTTTTATCAGAGATTATTGAAACTTGCAGAGCTCATGATTTCACAGATGTTATCTTAGTCCATGAACATCGTGGTGTACCAGATGGTATGATCATAAGCCATCTACCTTTTGGTCCTACTGCTAGCTTTGGATTACTCAACGTG GTTACAAGACACGACATTAAGGATAGGAAAGCTATTGGAACAATGCCTGAGGTTTACCCACATCTGATACTTGACAACTTCTCTACTAAG CTCGGTCAAAGGACTGCAAACATTTTAAAGTATCTATTTCCTGTGCCCAAGCCGGATACAAAGCGAATTGTCACTTTTGCAAATCAATCAGATTATATTTCGTTCAG GCATCATGTTTATGAGAAACGTGGAGGTCCCAAATCGATTGAACTGAAAGAGATAGGCCCCCGGTTCGAAATGCGGCTGTATCAG GTTAAATTAGGAACGATGGAACAGGATGAAGCTCAGATCGAATGGGTCATCCGGCCCTTTATGAACACAACAAAGAAGCGCAAATTTCTTGGGGATTGA
- the LOC140821290 gene encoding uncharacterized protein isoform X2: MNGRFGTIINSKKPPLFPQNGKKMEMEGGKLRKADKTRANRRRSATERKLTLSEDVDNLKKKLRQEENVHRALERAFNRPLGALPRLPPYLPQYTLELLAEVAVLEEEVVRLEEQVVNFRQGLYQEAVCLSSKKSADDLRSSSGKRHSRSLSQSETNSGSILARPVSRLSRSSTTRKSDCLIDIASSCPETTNGKQLRNISALNLENGFLKENGSAPDKKSMVIGSPVKRQQNTDSINNDNSLKMQSCRACTGELHKL, translated from the exons ATGAACGGTAGATTTGGCACCATTATTAATTCCAAGAAACCACCTTTGTTTcctcaaaat GGGAAGAAAATGGAAATGGAGGGAGGGAAACTGCGAAAAGCGGACAAAACCAGGGCGAATCGGCGCCGGTCAGCAACAGAAAGAAAACTGACCTTATCAGAAGAT GTTGATAATCTGAAGAAGAAGCTGAGACAAGAAGAGAATGTCCACAGAGCTTTAGAGAGAGCTTTTAATAGACCTTTAGGAGCTCTGCCTCGTCTTCCTCCATATCTCCCTCAATAT ACACTCGAGCTTCTAGCCGAGGTGGCTGTGTTAGAAGAGGAGGTGGTTCGGCTGGAAGAACAAGTGGTAAATTTTAGACAAGGCCTTTATCAAGAAGCCGTCTGCTTGTCCTCCAAAAAGAGTGCAGATGATCTGAGATCATCCTCGGGTAAAAGGCACTCAAGATCCTTGTCACAAAGTGAAACTAATTCAGGATCAATCCTCGCACGGCCTGTTTCTCGTCTTTCAAGGAGTTCTACGACTAGAAAATCGGACTGTCTCATTGATATTGCGAGTTCTTGCCCTGAGACAACGAATGGGAAACAACTTCGGAACATTTCGGCTTTGAATCTAGAAAATGGGTTCTTAAAAGAGAATGGATCGGCGCCAGATAAGAAGTCTATGGTTATAGGCTCTCCTGTGAAAAGGCAACAAAATACCGACTcaataaataatgataattCCCTTAAAATGCag AGTTGTAGAGCATGCACAGGAGAGCTCCACAAGTTATGA
- the LOC140821303 gene encoding uncharacterized protein isoform X3, with protein sequence MLKRNTRLKKEYLYRKNLEVKERLLYEKKRKIREALAEGKPIPTELRNEEAVLRQEIDLEDEHTAVPRSTIDDEYVNATNRDPKILLTTSRDPSAPLTQFVKELKFVFPNAQRMNRGGQVLSEIIETCRAHDFTDVILVHEHRGVPDGMIISHLPFGPTASFGLLNVVTRHDIKDRKAIGTMPEVYPHLILDNFSTKLGQRTANILKYLFPVPKPDTKRIVTFANQSDYISFRHHVYEKRGGPKSIELKEIGPRFEMRLYQVKLGTMEQDEAQIEWVIRPFMNTTKKRKFLGD encoded by the exons ATGTTGAAAAGGAACACGAGGCTGAAGAAAGAGTATCTTTATAGGAAAAATTTGGAGGTCAAAGAGCGGTTGCTCTacgagaaaaagagaaaaatccGGGAAGCCTTAGCAG AGGGAAAGCCAATTCCCACTGAGCTCAGAAATGAAGAGGCGGTCCTTCGCCAAGAAATTGATCTTGAAGATGAGCATACTGCTG TTCCCCGTTCAACCATTGATGACGAATATGTTAACGCAACCAACAGAGATCCCAAAATTTTGCTCACAACATCACGGGATCCTAGTGCTCCACTTACACAGTTTGTGAAG GAACTGAAGTTTGTTTTTCCAAATGCACAACGAATGAATCGAGGTGGTCAG GTTTTATCAGAGATTATTGAAACTTGCAGAGCTCATGATTTCACAGATGTTATCTTAGTCCATGAACATCGTGGTGTACCAGATGGTATGATCATAAGCCATCTACCTTTTGGTCCTACTGCTAGCTTTGGATTACTCAACGTG GTTACAAGACACGACATTAAGGATAGGAAAGCTATTGGAACAATGCCTGAGGTTTACCCACATCTGATACTTGACAACTTCTCTACTAAG CTCGGTCAAAGGACTGCAAACATTTTAAAGTATCTATTTCCTGTGCCCAAGCCGGATACAAAGCGAATTGTCACTTTTGCAAATCAATCAGATTATATTTCGTTCAG GCATCATGTTTATGAGAAACGTGGAGGTCCCAAATCGATTGAACTGAAAGAGATAGGCCCCCGGTTCGAAATGCGGCTGTATCAG GTTAAATTAGGAACGATGGAACAGGATGAAGCTCAGATCGAATGGGTCATCCGGCCCTTTATGAACACAACAAAGAAGCGCAAATTTCTTGGGGATTGA
- the LOC140821303 gene encoding uncharacterized protein isoform X2 — MHLGVLIRTMLKRNTRLKKEYLYRKNLEVKERLLYEKKRKIREALAEGKPIPTELRNEEAVLRQEIDLEDEHTAVPRSTIDDEYVNATNRDPKILLTTSRDPSAPLTQFVKELKFVFPNAQRMNRGGQVLSEIIETCRAHDFTDVILVHEHRGVPDGMIISHLPFGPTASFGLLNVVTRHDIKDRKAIGTMPEVYPHLILDNFSTKLGQRTANILKYLFPVPKPDTKRIVTFANQSDYISFRHHVYEKRGGPKSIELKEIGPRFEMRLYQVKLGTMEQDEAQIEWVIRPFMNTTKKRKFLGD, encoded by the exons AT GCATCTTGGGGTTTTAATAAGGACAATGTTGAAAAGGAACACGAGGCTGAAGAAAGAGTATCTTTATAGGAAAAATTTGGAGGTCAAAGAGCGGTTGCTCTacgagaaaaagagaaaaatccGGGAAGCCTTAGCAG AGGGAAAGCCAATTCCCACTGAGCTCAGAAATGAAGAGGCGGTCCTTCGCCAAGAAATTGATCTTGAAGATGAGCATACTGCTG TTCCCCGTTCAACCATTGATGACGAATATGTTAACGCAACCAACAGAGATCCCAAAATTTTGCTCACAACATCACGGGATCCTAGTGCTCCACTTACACAGTTTGTGAAG GAACTGAAGTTTGTTTTTCCAAATGCACAACGAATGAATCGAGGTGGTCAG GTTTTATCAGAGATTATTGAAACTTGCAGAGCTCATGATTTCACAGATGTTATCTTAGTCCATGAACATCGTGGTGTACCAGATGGTATGATCATAAGCCATCTACCTTTTGGTCCTACTGCTAGCTTTGGATTACTCAACGTG GTTACAAGACACGACATTAAGGATAGGAAAGCTATTGGAACAATGCCTGAGGTTTACCCACATCTGATACTTGACAACTTCTCTACTAAG CTCGGTCAAAGGACTGCAAACATTTTAAAGTATCTATTTCCTGTGCCCAAGCCGGATACAAAGCGAATTGTCACTTTTGCAAATCAATCAGATTATATTTCGTTCAG GCATCATGTTTATGAGAAACGTGGAGGTCCCAAATCGATTGAACTGAAAGAGATAGGCCCCCGGTTCGAAATGCGGCTGTATCAG GTTAAATTAGGAACGATGGAACAGGATGAAGCTCAGATCGAATGGGTCATCCGGCCCTTTATGAACACAACAAAGAAGCGCAAATTTCTTGGGGATTGA
- the LOC140821290 gene encoding uncharacterized protein isoform X1, producing the protein MNGRFGTIINSKKPPLFPQNGKKMEMEGGKLRKADKTRANRRRSATERKLTLSEDVDNLKKKLRQEENVHRALERAFNRPLGALPRLPPYLPQYTLELLAEVAVLEEEVVRLEEQVVNFRQGLYQEAVCLSSKKSADDLRSSSGKRHSRSLSQSETNSGSILARPVSRLSRSSTTRKSDCLIDIASSCPETTNGKQLRNISALNLENGFLKENGSAPDKKSMVIGSPVKRQQNTDSINNDNSLKMQNRVVEHAQESSTSYDDHMESEANSRSA; encoded by the exons ATGAACGGTAGATTTGGCACCATTATTAATTCCAAGAAACCACCTTTGTTTcctcaaaat GGGAAGAAAATGGAAATGGAGGGAGGGAAACTGCGAAAAGCGGACAAAACCAGGGCGAATCGGCGCCGGTCAGCAACAGAAAGAAAACTGACCTTATCAGAAGAT GTTGATAATCTGAAGAAGAAGCTGAGACAAGAAGAGAATGTCCACAGAGCTTTAGAGAGAGCTTTTAATAGACCTTTAGGAGCTCTGCCTCGTCTTCCTCCATATCTCCCTCAATAT ACACTCGAGCTTCTAGCCGAGGTGGCTGTGTTAGAAGAGGAGGTGGTTCGGCTGGAAGAACAAGTGGTAAATTTTAGACAAGGCCTTTATCAAGAAGCCGTCTGCTTGTCCTCCAAAAAGAGTGCAGATGATCTGAGATCATCCTCGGGTAAAAGGCACTCAAGATCCTTGTCACAAAGTGAAACTAATTCAGGATCAATCCTCGCACGGCCTGTTTCTCGTCTTTCAAGGAGTTCTACGACTAGAAAATCGGACTGTCTCATTGATATTGCGAGTTCTTGCCCTGAGACAACGAATGGGAAACAACTTCGGAACATTTCGGCTTTGAATCTAGAAAATGGGTTCTTAAAAGAGAATGGATCGGCGCCAGATAAGAAGTCTATGGTTATAGGCTCTCCTGTGAAAAGGCAACAAAATACCGACTcaataaataatgataattCCCTTAAAATGCag AATAGAGTTGTAGAGCATGCACAGGAGAGCTCCACAAGTTATGATGATCATATGGAGAGTGAGGCGAATAGCAGAAGTGCTTGA